Proteins from one Streptomyces roseifaciens genomic window:
- a CDS encoding NAD(P)H-dependent flavin oxidoreductase: MRTALTDLVGVRHPLVQTGMGWVAGPRLVSAVAEAGALGILGSATMTPDGLRAAIRKVRSRTGQPFGVNLRADAGDARERVDILIEEGVRVASFALAPSRELIARLKDAGVVVVPSVGARRHAEKVAAWGADAVVVQGAEGGGHTGEVATSVLLPQVVDAVGIPVVAAGGFRDGRGLVAALAFGAAGVAMGTRFLLTADSTVPGAVKAAYLAATVRDVTVTTKVDGLPHRMLRTPFVAGLERSGRLGGLVRSLRHAAAFRALSGTGWAAMVRDGLAMRHGRELTLSQVLMAANTPVLLRAAMVDGRTDVGVMASGQVAGVIDDLPTCAELVGRVMAEAEEVLAALTAHGAAP; the protein is encoded by the coding sequence GTGAGGACGGCCCTGACCGACCTGGTGGGCGTACGGCATCCGCTCGTCCAGACGGGCATGGGCTGGGTGGCGGGCCCGCGTCTGGTGTCGGCCGTGGCGGAGGCGGGCGCCCTCGGCATCCTGGGCTCGGCCACGATGACGCCGGACGGGCTCAGGGCCGCCATCAGGAAGGTGCGCTCCCGCACCGGGCAGCCGTTCGGGGTCAATCTGCGGGCGGACGCGGGCGACGCCCGGGAGCGTGTGGACATCCTGATCGAGGAGGGCGTGCGGGTCGCGTCGTTCGCGCTCGCCCCGTCCCGGGAGCTGATCGCCCGCCTGAAGGACGCCGGGGTCGTCGTCGTCCCGTCGGTGGGGGCGCGGCGGCACGCCGAGAAAGTGGCGGCCTGGGGCGCGGACGCGGTAGTGGTGCAGGGCGCGGAGGGCGGCGGCCATACGGGCGAGGTCGCGACGTCGGTCCTGCTGCCGCAGGTGGTGGACGCGGTGGGCATCCCAGTGGTCGCGGCGGGCGGCTTCCGCGACGGGCGCGGGCTGGTGGCGGCCCTGGCGTTCGGTGCGGCGGGGGTCGCCATGGGCACGCGCTTCCTGCTGACCGCGGACAGCACGGTGCCCGGCGCGGTGAAAGCGGCGTACCTCGCGGCGACGGTGCGGGACGTCACGGTCACGACGAAGGTCGACGGCCTCCCCCACCGAATGCTGCGCACGCCCTTCGTCGCGGGGCTGGAGCGCTCGGGGCGGCTCGGCGGGCTCGTCCGGTCGCTGCGGCACGCGGCCGCTTTCCGGGCGCTGTCGGGGACCGGCTGGGCGGCGATGGTGCGCGACGGCCTGGCGATGCGCCACGGACGCGAGCTGACGTTGAGTCAGGTGCTGATGGCGGCGAACACGCCGGTGCTGCTGCGGGCCGCGATGGTGGACGGCCGCACGGACGTGGGGGTGATGGCCTCGGGGCAGGTCGCCGGTGTCATCGACGACCTGCCCACGTGCGCCGAGCTGGTCGGGCGCGTGATGGCGGAGGCGGAGGAGGTGCTGGCGGCGCTCACGGCGCACGGAGCCGCCCCGTAG
- a CDS encoding CoA-transferase subunit beta, whose amino-acid sequence MSGGRGVSAGRAEVCVVACAEAWRGDGEVLASPMGVVPTIGARLARLTFAPDLLLTDGEALLMADVPALGARPRAVEGWLPFRRHLAVVAGGRRHVMMGAAQLDRHGNQNISCVGDWHRPDRQLLGVRGAPANTLNNPTSYWIPRHSPRVLVEKVDMVSGVGYDRAAAAGPSATRFHRIPRVVTDLAVLDFETPDRTMRVRSLHPGVTAAELQAATGFALEVPRDVPRTRPPSAEELRLIREVIDPDGLRAREVRG is encoded by the coding sequence GTGAGCGGCGGACGCGGCGTGAGCGCCGGGCGCGCCGAGGTGTGCGTCGTGGCGTGCGCGGAGGCGTGGCGCGGCGACGGGGAGGTCCTGGCCAGCCCGATGGGGGTGGTCCCGACGATCGGTGCGCGGCTCGCGCGGCTCACCTTCGCCCCGGACCTGCTGCTCACGGACGGGGAGGCGCTGCTGATGGCCGACGTGCCCGCGCTGGGCGCCAGGCCCCGGGCCGTCGAGGGGTGGCTGCCCTTCCGGCGGCACCTGGCCGTGGTCGCGGGCGGGCGGCGGCACGTGATGATGGGGGCGGCCCAGCTCGACCGGCACGGCAACCAGAACATCTCCTGCGTCGGCGACTGGCACCGGCCCGACCGGCAGCTGCTCGGCGTGCGCGGGGCACCGGCCAACACCCTGAACAACCCGACGAGTTACTGGATCCCGCGGCACTCCCCGCGCGTCCTGGTCGAGAAGGTCGACATGGTCAGCGGTGTCGGCTACGACCGGGCGGCGGCCGCGGGGCCGTCGGCGACGCGCTTCCACCGCATCCCGCGCGTGGTCACCGACCTGGCCGTCCTCGACTTCGAGACGCCGGACCGCACGATGCGGGTGCGCTCCCTGCACCCCGGCGTGACGGCCGCCGAGCTGCAGGCGGCCACCGGGTTCGCCCTGGAGGTCCCCCGGGACGTGCCGCGCACCCGCCCGCCCTCCGCCGAGGAGCTGCGGCTGATCCGTGAGGTCATCGACCCGGACGGGTTGCGCGCGCGGGAGGTACGGGGGTGA
- a CDS encoding CoA transferase subunit A — MTADEAVAHLESGMTVGIGGWGSRRKPMALVRALLRSDVRDLTVVSYGGPDVGLLVAAGRVRKLVAAFATLDSIPLEPHFRAARQRGDVELVELDEAMFMWGLTAAAHRLPFLPVRAGLGSDVMTVNPCLRTVTSPYEDGEELVAVPALTLDAALVHLNRADARGNAQYLGPDPYFDDLFCEAAREAYVSCERLVDSAGFAEGGGPQTLLVQRSCVNGVIEAPGGAHFTSCVPDYDRDEAFQAAYAAAAAGPGAWREFADRFLSGDEDAYRAAVDDFTEGAA, encoded by the coding sequence ATGACCGCCGACGAGGCGGTGGCGCACCTGGAGAGCGGGATGACCGTCGGCATCGGCGGCTGGGGCTCCCGGCGCAAGCCGATGGCCCTCGTCAGGGCCCTGCTGCGCTCGGACGTCCGCGACCTGACCGTGGTCTCCTACGGCGGCCCGGACGTCGGCCTGCTGGTGGCCGCGGGCCGGGTCCGCAAGCTCGTCGCGGCCTTCGCGACGCTCGACTCGATCCCGCTCGAACCGCACTTCCGCGCCGCCCGCCAGCGCGGGGACGTCGAACTCGTCGAGCTGGACGAGGCGATGTTCATGTGGGGGCTGACGGCCGCGGCGCACCGGCTGCCGTTCCTGCCGGTACGGGCGGGCCTCGGCTCGGACGTCATGACCGTCAACCCCTGTCTGCGCACGGTGACGTCGCCGTACGAGGACGGGGAGGAGCTCGTCGCCGTCCCGGCGCTCACGCTGGACGCGGCGCTCGTGCACCTCAACCGGGCGGACGCGCGCGGCAACGCCCAGTACCTGGGCCCGGACCCGTACTTCGACGACCTGTTCTGCGAGGCGGCGCGCGAGGCGTACGTCTCCTGCGAACGGCTGGTCGACAGCGCCGGGTTCGCCGAGGGCGGCGGCCCGCAGACGCTGCTCGTGCAGCGCAGCTGCGTCAACGGCGTCATCGAGGCGCCGGGCGGGGCGCACTTCACCTCCTGCGTGCCGGACTACGACCGGGACGAGGCGTTCCAGGCCGCGTACGCCGCGGCGGCGGCGGGCCCGGGGGCCTGGCGGGAGTTCGCCGACCGCTTCCTGTCGGGGGACGAGGACGCCTACCGCGCCGCGGTCGACGACTTCACCGAGGGCGCGGCGTGA
- a CDS encoding enoyl-CoA hydratase family protein, with the protein MSVFTSRPEPAVAVVTVDFPPVNALPVQGWYDLAGAVGAAGADPAVRCVVLTAAGRGFNAGVDLKEIRDSPGHEALIGANHACAAAFSAVYDCQVPVIAAVHGFCLGGGVGLVGNADAVVASEDAAFGLPELDRGALGAATHLARLVPQHLMRTLYFTSRTVTAQELHRHGSVWRVVPRDGLRVAALELAGEIAAKDGSLLRLAKAALNGIDPVDVHRSYRYEQGFTFEAGLCGVGDRLREAFGSGGGRGDRKEREGREEP; encoded by the coding sequence ATGAGTGTCTTCACCTCACGCCCCGAACCGGCCGTCGCCGTCGTCACCGTGGACTTCCCGCCCGTCAACGCCCTGCCCGTGCAGGGCTGGTACGACCTGGCGGGAGCGGTCGGCGCAGCCGGCGCCGACCCCGCGGTCCGCTGTGTCGTGCTGACCGCCGCCGGGCGCGGCTTCAACGCCGGCGTGGACCTCAAGGAGATCCGGGACTCCCCCGGCCACGAGGCCCTGATCGGCGCCAACCACGCCTGCGCGGCGGCCTTCTCCGCGGTCTACGACTGCCAGGTACCGGTGATCGCCGCCGTGCACGGCTTCTGCCTGGGCGGGGGCGTCGGCCTGGTCGGCAACGCCGACGCCGTCGTCGCCTCCGAGGACGCCGCGTTCGGCCTGCCCGAGCTGGACCGGGGCGCGCTCGGCGCCGCCACGCACCTGGCCCGGCTCGTCCCGCAGCACCTGATGCGCACGCTCTACTTCACCTCGCGCACGGTCACCGCGCAGGAGCTGCACCGGCACGGATCCGTCTGGCGCGTCGTGCCGCGCGACGGGCTCCGCGTGGCCGCCCTGGAGCTGGCCGGGGAGATCGCCGCCAAGGACGGGTCGCTGCTGCGCCTGGCGAAGGCCGCGCTCAACGGCATCGACCCGGTGGACGTGCACCGCAGCTACCGCTACGAGCAGGGCTTCACCTTCGAGGCCGGCCTGTGCGGCGTCGGCGACCGCCTCCGCGAGGCGTTCGGCTCCGGCGGCGGCCGCGGCGACCGGAAGGAACGGGAGGGGCGGGAGGAACCGTGA
- a CDS encoding SDR family oxidoreductase has translation MPDGTEAGRGGTEAGPKPQGARTVVVTGGTRGVGAGIARAFLRTGAHVVVCARRPPDRPVTAAGRTARHLPADLRDPAAVTALFEQVAHEYGRLDVLVNNAGGTPFRLLDAAGAERHARVIALNLVAPLTASLAAYPLLRARPDGGCILMVGSVSGTRPSPGTAAYGAAKAGLHSLARTMAVEWAPAVRVNTLVLGMVRTESAHLHYGDADGLAAVARTVPAGRLAEPGEVGAAAVFLASADAAHITGADLLVHGGGERPAFLAAATVNHDHEEPPT, from the coding sequence ATGCCGGACGGTACGGAGGCGGGGCGGGGCGGTACGGAGGCGGGGCCGAAGCCCCAAGGGGCTCGCACCGTCGTCGTCACCGGCGGCACGCGCGGCGTGGGGGCGGGGATCGCCCGGGCCTTCCTGCGAACCGGCGCGCACGTCGTCGTCTGCGCCCGCCGCCCGCCGGACCGGCCCGTCACGGCCGCCGGGCGCACCGCCCGCCACCTGCCCGCGGACCTGCGCGACCCGGCCGCCGTCACCGCCCTCTTCGAACAGGTGGCCCACGAGTACGGGCGCCTCGACGTCCTCGTGAACAACGCGGGCGGCACGCCCTTCCGGCTGCTCGACGCGGCCGGCGCGGAACGCCACGCGCGCGTCATCGCCCTCAACCTCGTCGCACCGCTGACCGCGTCGCTCGCCGCGTACCCCCTGCTGCGCGCACGGCCGGACGGCGGCTGCATCCTGATGGTCGGCAGCGTGAGCGGCACCCGCCCCTCGCCGGGCACCGCCGCCTACGGCGCCGCCAAGGCCGGACTGCACAGCCTCGCCCGCACCATGGCCGTCGAATGGGCCCCCGCCGTCCGCGTCAACACCCTCGTCCTCGGCATGGTGCGCACCGAATCCGCACACCTCCACTACGGGGACGCCGACGGCCTCGCCGCCGTCGCCCGCACCGTGCCCGCGGGGCGGCTCGCCGAGCCCGGCGAGGTCGGCGCCGCCGCCGTCTTCCTGGCCTCCGCCGACGCCGCCCACATCACCGGCGCCGACCTGCTCGTCCACGGCGGCGGCGAACGGCCCGCCTTCCTTGCCGCCGCCACCGTCAATCACGACCACGAGGAGCCCCCGACATGA